One window from the genome of Populus alba chromosome 15, ASM523922v2, whole genome shotgun sequence encodes:
- the LOC118057613 gene encoding uncharacterized protein, producing MEAEGDAKRRREVESGILEKVGQIISEIKSAKHVDQLICSLHSLALLLFPLDSSLILPTIDESFKEQILSAKIPSANERSEWWQTFYRGRGAAFPTLARVLLLDVVSDWLACFPVSAKKHVYDVFFVNGFATEVVQTLVPYLQYKGNGSVVDVNAVQSNTERLLVLCLLENDGVLQIAREFGSSQLYEDFTNVQLQPLASRVAQIVASIPDKAQPRAPTSLSSHSFFRQITFQLLHGAQERDKNLSDEEATPHNFELDGILLFIGETFSRICRRGASDVLLGELVSHVLGHIRSFLSSSIDSVMADLLESDAGSQFWLKIMGAIKDPYAVERISEQLLRQLSIEHATDTEAYWILWILFNRIFNNQPAVRSLFLDKFLLWKIFPFCCLRWIIQFAVFECPPVSNSLTKGCETRGLLDTMQHLMAVWSRREFVQSTPMEQQAYVTAAIGLCMERISKEELDNSKDLMHSILQGVSFRLESPTYLIRKMASNIALVFSQVIDPKNPLYLDDNCSGETIDWEFGFTKPDKDTPSNRNHTEKHTDETKRLSTSQTEKDLDYSTNQGRGKSEKAESKKLSQFKLLDPDEIIDLATLNYGSASDEDEDEAASENSDSSSDSSLQPYDLTDDDTDLKRKLTQLVDVVGALRKSDDADGVERALDVAEKLVRASPDELTHIAGDLVRTLVQVRCSDLAVEGEEETSEEKRQRALVALLVSCPFQSLESLNKLLYSPNVDTSQRIMILDVMTEAAQELADSKIMKPKHQSRALISTISESQAWFLPSSMGPLGAGFWKEVSETGTLLNYSNRYERELPLKPGQIRKGKIRRWSVRSANAPENQSGWTQNKFPVYSAAFMLPAMEGFDKKRHGVDLLGRDFIVLGKLIYMLGVCMRCVSMHPEASALAPSLLDMLRSREICHHKEAYVRRAVLFAASSVLVSLNPSFVASTLTEGNLEVSKGLEWVRTWALDVAESDTDRECYTMAVSCLRMHAEMALQASRVLESAESTLKQKSIGVSSNLSMAKIKIPFSNVEY from the exons ATGGAAGCGGAGGGAGATGcaaagagaaggagagaagtGGAGAGCGGGATTCTCGAGAAAGTTGGACAAATTATTTCAGAAATAAAATCTGCCAAGCACGTAGACCAGCTCATTTGCTCTCTCCACTCTCTCGCTCTCCTTCTCTTCCCTCTAGATTCATCCCTCATTTTACCTACTATTgatgaaagtttcaaagaacAG attcTTAGTGCTAAAATTCCTTCAGCAAACGAGAGGAGCGAGTGGTGGCAAACATTTTACCGAGGCAGAGGAGCTGCGTTTCCGACATTAGCTAGGGTTTTATTACTTg ATGTTGTGTCCGACTGGTTAGCTTGTTTTCCGGTTTCGGCGAAAAAGCATGTTTATGATGTTTTCTTTGTCAATGGATTCGCCACGGAGGTTGTTCAGACTTTAGTTCCTTACCTACAGTACAAGGGAAATGGAAGTGTTGTTGATGTTAACGCTGTTCAATCCAATACTGAAAG GTTACTTGTATTGTGCTTGCTTGAAAATGATGGCGTGCTACAAATTGCTAGAGAGTTCGGCAGTTCTCAACTTTATGAGGATTTTACAAATGTACAGCTCCAACCATTGGCGTCTAGGGTGGCTCAAATTGTTGCATCTATTCCTGACAAAGCACAACCAAGAGCCCCAACTTCACTTTCATCACA TTCGTTCTTCAGGCAGATCACCTTTCAGCTTCTCCATGGAGCACAAGAGAGGGATAAGAATCTATCTGATGAAGAAGCTACCCCACATAATTTTGAACTGGATGGTATACTGCTATTTATTGGGGAAACATTTTCTCGTATTTGTCGACGTGGGGCTTCAG ATGTGCTACTAGGAGAATTAGTCTCTCATGTTCTTGGACACATCCGGAGCTTCTTATCATCAAGTATTGATTCAGTTATGGCAGATCTGCTTGAGTCAGATGCTGGATCTCAATTTTGGTTAAAGATAATGGGAGCAATTAAAGACCCCTATGCTGTTGAAAGAATCTCTGAGCAGCTCCTGCGTCAACTGTCAATTGAACATGCAACTGATACTGAAGCTTACTGGATTCTTTGGATATTGTTTAATCGGATCTTTAATAACCAGCCAGCTGTCAG GTCCCTGTTTTTGGACAAATTTTTACTATGGAAAATATTTCCCTTCTGTTGCCTACGATGGATCATTCAATTTGCTGTTTTTGAATGTCCACCTGTCTCTAATTCACTTACTAAAGGGTGTGAAACCCGTGGTCTCTTAGACACAATGCAGCATCTGATGGCAGTATGGTCTAGACGGGAGTTCGTGCAATCAACCCCAATGGAGCAGCAAGCTT ATGTAACTGCTGCTATAGGTCTTTGCATGGAGAGGATTTCTAAGGAGGAGCTAGACAATTCCAAGGATTTGATGCACTCAATTCTTCAAGGAGTTAGCT TTAGACTAGAGAGCCCTACTTATTTGATTCGGAAAATGGCTAGCAATATTGCTTTGGTGTTCTCTCAAGTAATTGACCCCAAAAATCCTCTATACCTGGATGATAACTGCTCTGGGGAGACGATTGACTGGGAGTTTGGATTTACTAAACCTGACAAAGATACTCCGTCTAATCGTAATCACACAGAGAAGCACACTGATGAAACAAAAAGATTATCCACCTCACAGACAGAAAAGGACCTGGACTATTCTACAAATCAAGGAAGGGGCAAGAGTGAGAAAGCTGAAAGTAAGAAATTGTCTCAATTTAAGCTGCTTGATCCTGATGAGATTATCGATCTAGCTACTCTGAATTATGGATCAGCCTCTGATGAAGATGAGGATGAAGCTGCAAGTGAGAATTCTGATTCCTCCAGTGATTCATCTTTACAGCCATATGATTTGACAGATGATGACACAGACTTGAAGAGAAAACTTACACAGTTGGTTGATGTAGTTGGAGCCCTACGTAAATCTGATGACGCTGATGGG GTAGAGCGGGCTCTTGATGTTGCTGAAAAGCTTGTGCGAGCATCACCTGATGAACTTACACACATAGCGGGGGATCTTGTTAGAACTCTTGTACAGGTTCGTTGCTCTGATTTGGCTGTAGAAGGTGAGGAAGAaacatctgaagaaaaaaggcaGAGAGCCTTGGTTGCCTTGCTTGTCTCTTGTCCTTTCCAGTCTCTTGAAAGTCTAAACAAACTTCTATATTCACCCAATGTAGACACAAGCCAACGCATAATGATTCTTGATGTAATGACTGAAGCAGCTCAGGAGCTTGCAGATTCTAAGATTATGAAACCAAAACATCAATCAAGGGCCCTCATATCTACTATATCAGAGAGCCAAGCCTGGTTCTTACCTAGCAGCATGGGGCCTCTTGGAGCTGGTTTTTGGAAAGAGGTCTCAGAAACAGGAACCCTGCTGAACTATTCTAATCGATATGAGAGAGAACTTCCACTCAAACCAGGTCAGATCAGAAAAGGGAAGATTCGTAGATGGAGTGTCAGATCAGCAAACGCACCAGAAAATCAGTCGGGATGGACCCAAAATAAATTCCCTGTTTATTCAGCAGCGTTTATGCTTCCAGCGATGGAGGGTTTTGATAAGAAAAGGCATGGCGTGGACTTACTTGGTAGAGATTTTATTGTCCTGGGGAAACTCATCTACATGCTCGGTGTTTGTATGAGATGTGTTTCCATGCATCCTGAAGCATCTGCATTGGCTCCTTCTCTTCTAGATATGTTAAGATCCAG AGAGATATGCCATCACAAAGAAGCTTATGTCAGAAGAGCTGTCCTTTTTGCTGCTTCAAGCGTGTTGGTGTCACTTAATCCATCTTTTGTTGCATCAACCCTAACCGAAGGAAATCTTGAAGTTTCCAAGGGGCTTGAGTGGGTTCGCACTTGGGCCCTTGATGTAGCTGAGTCGGATACAGATAGAGAGTGCTATACA ATGGCTGTGTCATGCCTCCGAATGCATGCTGAGATGGCCCTGCAAGCTTCCAGGGTACTAGAGTCTGCAGAAAGTACATTGAAGCAAAAGAGCATCGGTGTTTCTTCCAACCTATCTATGGCGAAAATCAAAATCCCCTTCTCAAATGTAGAATACTag
- the LOC118057612 gene encoding probable ubiquitin-like-specific protease 2A, protein MAKRKREDGISSADTKSPISETYERMAKHRSCWIHMLAHMYARGKKITKQEAEELRSFKLTSQCFLGTFPCSARSKRKIKCKKAIVKEIREKIKLDSGAFDCYFEHMWRNFSEDKRTFITYFDCLWFNLYTKASFKGKVLTWIKKKQIFSKKYVLVPIVHWSHWSLLIFCHLGESLQSKLRTPCMLLLDSLEKAGPRCLEPDIRKFVLDIYKSEGRAENKELISKIPLLVPKVPQQRGGEECGNYVLYYINLFVRGAPENFCMDDYPYFMKQNWFSPGCLEAFFEKLEPIEM, encoded by the exons ATGGCAAAGAGAAAACGTGAAGATGGAATAAGTTCTGCTGACACCAAATCTCCCATTTCAG AGACTTATGAGCGGATGGCGAAACATCGTTCATGTTGGATACATATGCTAGCACACATGTATGCTCGtggaaagaaaataactaaacaAGAAGCTGAAGAATTAAGGAGCTTCAAGTTAACATCTCAGTGTTTTTTGGGCACATTCCCTTGCAGTGCCCGATCAAAGAGGAAAATTAAGTGCAAGAAAGCAATTGTTAAAGAGATAAGAGAAAAGATAAAGCTAGATAGCGGAGCATTTGACTGCTACTTCGA ACACATGTGGAGGAACTTCTCAGAAGATAAGAGGACTTTCATTACTTACTTTGATTGCTTATGGTTTAACCTGTACACTAAAGCATCCTTTAAAGGAAAGGTCCTGACATGGATCAAGAAGAAgcaaattttttcaaagaaatatgTTCTTGTTCCCATCGTCCACTG gAGTCATTGGAGCCTTTTGATCTTCTGTCACCTTGGTGAGAGTCTCCAGTCAAAACTCAGGACACCGTGCATGCTGTTGCTGGATTCACTTGAAAAGGCAGGACCCAGGTGCCTAGAACCAGATATACGAAA gtttgtaTTGGATATCTATAAATCAGAAGGCAGGGCTGAAAATAAGGAGCTTATTTCTAAAATTCCATTGTTGGTGCCGAAG GTGCCACAACAAAGAGGTGGTGAGGAATGTGGCAATTATGTTCTGTACTATATAAATTTGTTTGTTCGGGGCGCTCCGGAGAATTTCTGCATGGATGACTACCCTTACTTT ATGAAACAAAACTGGTTCAGTCCTGGATGCTTGGAGGCCTTTTTTGAGAAACTGGAACCAATTGAAATGTAA